Proteins from a genomic interval of Desertifilum tharense IPPAS B-1220:
- the kdpB gene encoding potassium-transporting ATPase subunit KdpB yields the protein MNTKKRHKPQVDTTGLYQRAIRQAFVKLHPRQMAKNPVMFLVWVGTLICALLTLFPALFGPASGENPRLFNGLVTVILLFTLLFANFAEAVAEGRGKAQADSLRATKADTKACKVLDDGDTQFVSSTELRQGNLIKVAAGEMIPVDGEVIDGVASVDESAITGESAPVLKEPGSDMASSVTGGTCIVSDELVIRVTADPGKGFLDRMIALVEGAQRTKTPNEIALTVLLAVLTQVFLIVVATLPPFADYVQNPVGVVVLIALLVALIPTTIGGLLSAIGIAGMDRVAQFNVVATSGRAVEACGDVNTLVLDKTGTITLGNRLAEEFIPVNGYSLQEVANVALAASLFDQTPEGKSIVRLAEKMNAQLNFGRNAAEGVEFSARTRMSGTNLPDGGEVRKGAVDAIKGFVRSRGGQLCPELDAAYKSVSEMGGTPLAVAYESEIYGVIYLKDIIKPGMRERFDQLRRMGVRTVMLTGDNRITARVIAKEAGVDDFIAEATPEDKIQAIKDEQAQGKLVAMTGDGTNDAPALAQANVGLAMNSGTQAAKEAANMVDLDSDPTKLIDLVTIGKQLLITRGALTTFSLANDIAKYFAILPAMFAGVGIGSLNVMGLASAQSAVLSALLYNALIIPALIPLALKGVKFRPLSANQLLQRNILIYGLGGAIAPFMAIKLLDVLIAAVGLA from the coding sequence ATGAATACCAAAAAACGACATAAACCCCAAGTTGACACCACCGGATTGTATCAACGGGCGATTCGCCAAGCCTTTGTTAAACTTCATCCCCGCCAGATGGCCAAAAATCCCGTCATGTTTCTGGTGTGGGTGGGAACGCTAATTTGCGCGCTTTTAACCCTGTTTCCCGCCCTATTTGGTCCGGCTTCCGGAGAAAACCCACGGCTATTTAATGGCTTAGTCACCGTTATTTTGCTGTTTACCCTGCTGTTTGCCAACTTTGCTGAAGCCGTCGCTGAAGGACGCGGAAAAGCCCAAGCCGACTCCTTGCGGGCCACCAAAGCTGATACAAAAGCCTGCAAAGTCCTTGATGATGGGGACACTCAATTTGTGAGTTCCACAGAACTCCGTCAAGGCAACCTGATTAAAGTGGCGGCGGGTGAGATGATTCCCGTTGATGGAGAAGTCATCGATGGGGTGGCTTCAGTTGACGAATCAGCCATTACTGGAGAATCGGCCCCGGTTTTAAAAGAACCCGGTTCCGATATGGCCAGTTCGGTGACGGGGGGAACGTGCATTGTCTCCGATGAATTGGTGATTCGCGTCACCGCAGACCCCGGAAAAGGTTTCCTTGACCGGATGATTGCCTTAGTTGAAGGGGCCCAAAGAACAAAAACCCCAAATGAAATTGCCCTAACGGTTCTCTTGGCCGTATTAACCCAAGTTTTCTTAATTGTGGTAGCCACTTTACCCCCGTTTGCCGATTACGTGCAAAACCCGGTGGGGGTGGTGGTTCTGATTGCCCTGCTGGTGGCGCTAATTCCGACGACGATTGGCGGATTGCTGAGTGCTATTGGGATTGCGGGGATGGATAGGGTTGCCCAGTTTAATGTGGTGGCGACTTCAGGGCGGGCGGTGGAAGCCTGCGGGGATGTGAATACCCTCGTTTTAGATAAGACGGGCACTATTACCCTAGGAAACCGCTTGGCGGAGGAGTTTATTCCCGTTAACGGTTATTCGCTGCAAGAGGTGGCGAATGTAGCCTTAGCCGCCAGTCTTTTTGACCAAACGCCAGAGGGTAAATCTATTGTCCGCTTGGCAGAAAAGATGAATGCTCAGTTAAATTTTGGCAGAAACGCCGCCGAAGGGGTGGAGTTTTCCGCAAGAACGCGGATGAGTGGCACGAATTTACCCGATGGGGGAGAAGTTCGCAAAGGGGCGGTAGATGCGATTAAGGGGTTTGTCCGTTCCCGTGGCGGCCAGTTATGCCCAGAATTAGATGCTGCTTATAAAAGCGTTTCCGAGATGGGGGGAACGCCTTTGGCGGTTGCCTATGAAAGCGAAATTTATGGGGTGATTTATCTTAAGGACATAATTAAGCCGGGAATGCGCGAACGGTTCGATCAGTTACGCCGCATGGGGGTTCGGACGGTGATGCTGACGGGAGATAACCGGATTACGGCGCGAGTGATTGCGAAAGAAGCCGGGGTGGATGATTTTATTGCCGAAGCGACTCCAGAGGACAAGATTCAGGCGATTAAGGACGAACAAGCCCAAGGGAAGTTAGTGGCAATGACGGGGGATGGAACTAATGACGCCCCAGCTTTAGCCCAAGCCAATGTCGGGTTAGCGATGAATTCGGGAACTCAGGCGGCGAAGGAAGCGGCGAATATGGTGGATTTGGATTCTGACCCCACGAAGCTGATCGATTTGGTGACGATTGGCAAGCAGTTGTTGATTACTCGCGGGGCGTTAACGACGTTTTCGTTAGCGAATGATATCGCCAAGTATTTCGCGATTTTACCGGCGATGTTTGCCGGGGTGGGGATTGGCAGTCTCAATGTTATGGGTCTTGCTAGCGCCCAATCGGCGGTGTTATCAGCCCTGCTTTAT